One region of Pseudomonas alvandae genomic DNA includes:
- a CDS encoding CBS domain-containing protein, producing MKTVAQLLRIKDEKNQQVHTISPDDMVLQALMRMAEKNVGALLVVKNDEVLGIISERDYARKMVLHGRSSVGTKVSDIMVSPVITIDPHQNVETCLSIMTEKHLRHLPVVEDGKLVGLLSIGDLVKEAIAEQADLIRQLEQYIRGE from the coding sequence ATGAAAACCGTCGCGCAGTTGCTCCGGATAAAAGACGAGAAGAACCAGCAAGTGCACACCATTTCACCGGACGACATGGTTTTGCAGGCCCTGATGCGCATGGCCGAGAAAAACGTCGGCGCCCTGCTGGTGGTGAAGAACGACGAAGTGCTGGGCATCATCAGCGAGCGCGACTACGCGCGCAAAATGGTCCTGCACGGGCGCTCCTCGGTGGGCACGAAAGTCAGCGACATCATGGTTTCGCCCGTGATTACCATCGACCCTCACCAGAACGTCGAAACCTGCCTGAGCATCATGACCGAAAAACATTTGCGGCATTTGCCCGTCGTGGAGGACGGCAAGCTGGTCGGCCTGTTGTCAATCGGCGACCTGGTCAAGGAAGCCATTGCCGAGCAGGCGGACCTGATCAGACAACTGGAGCAATACATTCGCGGCGAATGA